The genomic window ACTCACTGCGCGCTGATCTTATTGACGACTGGTTCGATGCGGTTGAGGATTCGCCCGAGAGGGTTATGTTGCTCCTGGCAGAGGGAAAAATTGTCAGCCAGTCTGACCTGATGCGTCTTCTTGATTCATACGGGTTAGATGACTCTGTCGCCCTGAGTTCGCCTGTGAACAACGATTTCCGTGACTGGAGGAAGGTCACGGTGAAACAGAATGCAATGACGGTTAGGTTGAACAACTGTTCATACGATCTTTTTCATCTGGATGACAGGATCGTCTTCTGGCCCAGGCCGTGGCAAGTCCCTTTGTCTGATCTTCTGATCAATCGACTGAACCGGCGATGGCATAAAATATTGGAGGGAGAGAACTCGGAACGATTCTTTGACATCCACCTTTCGGGCATCTGGCACATGGAGGATGCAAAATCCGGAGGAACGGGTTTCGATATCCAGCTGCGGAACGGTTTCCGGCTGGGTGTGGTCGATGTGATGTTTCTCGGATGGTGGACACCATCTCCCTCGCGTTCGGCCACCAAAGCAGGTCATGAGTGGCATAAGGAAGCTCTGAAGCTGCTGCGTGTGACCGCGGATAGATATCCCATCGTTACCGAAGGTTCGCTCGGCGTCGCGCCGCCCGAGACGCCTGTGGGACTACGATTTCTGGAAACGCGGCGCCGTGCCGATAGCGTGATCCAACTGTCACTGATGTGTTTCCTGGTGGCGCTGGCGATTTCGATCTATTCTCTGTTTGAGGACGAATTCTGGCTGCTGTACTGGGCGTTGCTCCCGGTAGCGCTCGGGCTTATCTTCGGCGCTGCCGCATCGGCGTACATCCGAACTTCAAAAAGGAGTCTGGCACGGTTTCCCTTCGTCAGCGCAAAGAGCGTGAAGCGATACTACTGGTGGACCGGAGTTGTGGTGTTCCTCGGCATTTTCGGATGCGGCTTCGGTGCTCTCGCGCTCCCGAAAGCACTCATCGAGAGCCGGCGAGCAGCAGCATCGAAGGCTCCCGCGCTGGCAGCCTTTGTTATACCCGTCGTTGCTTGGTTGACCTGGTTCGCGGTCACCTGAGGGCTGCATGTGCGGCATGGACGCTCACGGGCGCGCATAGCGGTTTGGAGATCCTCGGCAGCGGCGCTGAACAGGGCAAACGGCTGCTGAGCGTACGCCGTGCCGCCACGCCTCAAGGCCGGTACTCAGCTCAGGGTCCATTCCCAGCGGTAGGTTCCCGCGTTCACCAGGTATTCGGGGAGCGTGTCCGGGCCGCAGGAGGCGGTTCCGAGGCCGCGATGTGCTGCGTCCAAGTGCACCACCGACTCTGGTCGAGGCGTCAGTTCGTCGTGGTGGGTCGCCTGATCGAGATCCGCGGCGGTGAACCGGGTGACGCTTGTCTGCCGTGGCTGATCCATGGTCAGCTCCACAGATGGAGTGTCCGGGCCGGTCATGCGTAGCCGGCGGACTCCATGGCGGCCGCCGCTCTCCTGTGGGCGCAGGTACGGGGTGAACGCATCGTCGATCCGTACCCGGTATTCGCCCACCGGGCCGCCGACATGCCGGTCGGGGTAGGTGTCGCGAGGCCCGTGGCCGAACCAGGACATCTCATCGAATCCAGCCGTGAGTTGCAGGACCGTTCCGACTCGGGGCACGTCGTCGAGCCCGTCGGGCAGTGTCACTTCCTCGCTCACAAATACGATATTCCCGAAAAGGTGGGTGGTTTGCCTATGTGACACCGGGCCCATCGAAGTCTCGTACACGGCATCGACGACAGTGCGATCCGATTCTCGCCGGATCGCGATCACCCGGCGCTCCGGATCGGGCAATCCGAGTCGACGCCAACGCTCAGCCTGTCCGCCGATCCGATCGTTATCGGTCGGGGCCCGCCAGAGACTGAGCCGGGGAGCGACGGCGAACGCGGGATGGACCAGCAGACCGTCGTCGTCGACCTCAGCGGGTGTGCCACCTGTTCGCGCCGGGGCCGGCAGCGCCGGCCGCAACTGGATCTGCGGACTGGCGATCTCGGTGCCGACGGGTGCCCACGGCTGGTCTCGCCCGACGGCCACGCACAGGGTCAGCCACTGTTCGACGCCGGGGCCACCGACGCCGGAGGGAATCGGCACCACCGCCTCCTGGCCGGGGCCGAGGTCCGGCAGCGTCATCGGCACCCGCTGACCGTCCAGCTCCCAGACCGCGCGAAGCCACCCCAAGCTGCGGAAACTGCCGCGGTTGACGATCCGGACCTGGCCGTCACCGGCGTCGGACAGCCGGATCGGGGACGCCAGCTCGCGGTGTTCGTCCATCGCCGGCTTCGGGGTGCGGTCCGGGAAGACCAAGCCGTCGGCGCAGAACGTGCCGTCGTTCGGGGTGTCGCCGAAGTCGCCGCCGTACGCCCACCGGTAGCCGGATTCGACAGCGCCGTCCCGCCAGAACGAAGCGCTGGCGGGACCGGCCGGGCGCCCGTCGGAGAGCCGCTGCAGAATCCCGTGGTCCCAGAACTCCCAGATGAAACCGCCCTGCAGCCCAGGAGTGGTCTCGATGGCAGCCCAGTGCTCGGCGAGGGTGCCGTTGCTGTTGCCCATCGCGTGCGAATACTCGCACATGATCAGCGGCCGGTTCTGCGAGCCGGAGCGGGCGTGTTCGACGATCTGCGCCAAGGACGGATACATCGGGCAGACGATGTCGCTCCCGGCAAGGCCGCCGGTCCAGTTGTCCTTGATCGCCCCTTCGTACTGCAGGGGCCGGGTCGGATCGGCGCGGCGCAGCCACCCGGCCGCCGCGTCATGGTTGGCCCCGTAATCGCTCTCGTTACCCAGCGACCAGATGATCACGCTGGGATGGTTGCGGTCCCGGCTCACCATCCGGGCCACCCGATCGACGAAAGCGGGCAGGTAACGCACATCGTCGGCGATCTCGTGGGCATGGTCGTGCGCCTCGATGTTCGCCTCGTCGACGACGTAAAGCCCCAGCTCATCGGCGAGATCCAGCAGCACCGGATCGTTCGGGTAGTGCGAGGTCCGGACCGCGTTGAAGCCGTACCGCTTCATCAGCACCAGATCGGCCCGCATCTGCGAAGCGGTGGCCGTCCGCCCGGTGCGCGGGTCGAAGTCGTGCCGGTTCACGCCGCGGATCATCACCCGGACGCCGTTGACCAGCAGGTCCCGCCCACTGATCTCGACATCCCTGAATCCCACCCTCGTCGTCGTACGATCCGACTCGGCACCGTCACAGTCGTGCAGGACGACGGTCAGCGTCCACAGCGACGGTGTCTCGTCCGACCACGGCACCACATCCGGTACGACGGTGGAGAACCGTGGCTCGGCCCACCAGTCGGACACCCGGTCGACGTCGATCTGCTCCTGCTCGTGCGCGGTGTCCAGGGGAACCGGCCGGCCGTCGAGTGTCGCGGTGACCCGCCAGCCCTCGGGCAGCACCGGCCCGGTGGTGAGCACCCGGACGTCGACCTGGAGACTGCCGTTCGCGGCGGCGACCACCCGGAGGTCACCCAGGTAGGTGGAGGCGGTGCTGTAGAGGAACACCGAGCGGGTCAGCCCGGCGTGCCACCACTGGTCCTGGTCCTCGATCGCGGACGCGTCCGACCACTTGACCACGGTCAGGCGGATCGTGTTGACCTCGCCCGGCCGTACCGCCGCGGTGATGTCGAACTCGGAGGCCAGGTGCGAATCCTTGCCCAGTCCCACGTCGACGCCGTTGACCCGGGCGAACAGCACACTCTCGGCCGCGCCGACGTGCAGCACCACCCGGCGGCCGGCCCATGCGGCCGGCACGTCGAAGTCACGTTCGTGGACACCAGTCGGGTTGTGCTCCGGCAGCAGCAGCGGCGCGCCCGGCCACGGCATCGTCACGTTGGTGTAGTGCGGCAGGTCAGAGCCGCCGGCGTCCTGCATGGTCCACGCGCCCGGCACGAGAATGCTCGCCCAGTCGTCGCCGATGGGTGACGAAGGGTTGTCGAGCAGCTGGAACCGCCAGGTGCCGTCCAATGGCAGGCGACGGTCCGGTTCGTCCAGGTCGTGCCGGACGGCGTGGGCGGTCACCCGACGCCATCCGGTGACCTCCGGGGTGTCCCAGACCCGGTCAGCCACGGCGCAGCCGCAGGGTCTGCACTTCGAACGCGCGCAGTCCGAGCATGATCTCGTCGCCGTCGGTTTCGACTTCGATGTCGACCGGACGTTCCAGCAGGTCGGTCCGGACCGCTGCGGCCAGGGCGAACCCGGGGCGAAGGCGGCCGGTGGCGCGGGCGCCCAGCGACTCGTACAGGCGCACCACCACGTCCCCGGAACCGTCGTCGGCCAGCTTCACGGACTCCACCACGATCGCGTCGCCACTGGTCTCCACCAGCGGCGCGACCGCTTCGCCACCGCCCACGGCCCGCAACGGCAGGTTCAGCGCGTAGGCCTCGGCGACCGTGGCGGCGATGTCGGCGCCCGGCACGATGGCGTACGTGAAAGTGTGCCGGCCCTGGTCGGCGTCCGGGTCGGGGCTGCGCGGGGCGCGGAGCAGACTCAGTCGTACGGTAGTGGTGGTCCCGCCTTTGGTCCTGGTCTCCCGGCGCGAGTCGTGACCGTAGGTCGAATCGGTCAGCAGTGCCACGCCGTAACCGGGTTCACCGGCGTGGATCCACCGGTGCCCGCTCACCTCGAACCGGGCCGCGTCCCAGCCGGTGTTGGTGTGGGTGGGACGGAAGACGTGCCCGAACTGGATCTCGGCGGCCACCCGGTCGGCGTGCACGTCCAGGGGGAAGGCCGCTTTCAGGAACTTCTCCCGCTCGTGCCAGTCGGCGTCGGTGACGATGTCGACGCGGCGGCTGCCGGCGGTGAGCCGGATCGTCTGGGTGATGGTGGATTCGCCGTGGGTGCGGACCACCCGGATCGCGGCGAGCAGCGGACCGTTTTCGGTCAGCGTCACCTCGTCGGCCTCGATCAGGTCGGTCGACTGGTGGGCGTAGTGCCGTTCGACGTCCCACGCGTCCCACTGGCTCGGCCGGTCCGGGTGGATCTGCAGCAGGTTGCCGGGGGCGCCGGGTGCCAGGGCCTCTCGTCCGGAGGCGTGGTCGCGGATCGAGCGGATCAGTCCGGCCTCGTCCACCACGATCCGGACCAGGCCGTTGTCCAGCACGATGCCGTCGCTGTCGTGTTCCGCGGTCACCGGAGTGTCCGCGAACAGGCCCGCGACGGGGGCTGCCGCGGCGGAA from Actinoplanes derwentensis includes these protein-coding regions:
- a CDS encoding glycoside hydrolase family 2 TIM barrel-domain containing protein — its product is MADRVWDTPEVTGWRRVTAHAVRHDLDEPDRRLPLDGTWRFQLLDNPSSPIGDDWASILVPGAWTMQDAGGSDLPHYTNVTMPWPGAPLLLPEHNPTGVHERDFDVPAAWAGRRVVLHVGAAESVLFARVNGVDVGLGKDSHLASEFDITAAVRPGEVNTIRLTVVKWSDASAIEDQDQWWHAGLTRSVFLYSTASTYLGDLRVVAAANGSLQVDVRVLTTGPVLPEGWRVTATLDGRPVPLDTAHEQEQIDVDRVSDWWAEPRFSTVVPDVVPWSDETPSLWTLTVVLHDCDGAESDRTTTRVGFRDVEISGRDLLVNGVRVMIRGVNRHDFDPRTGRTATASQMRADLVLMKRYGFNAVRTSHYPNDPVLLDLADELGLYVVDEANIEAHDHAHEIADDVRYLPAFVDRVARMVSRDRNHPSVIIWSLGNESDYGANHDAAAGWLRRADPTRPLQYEGAIKDNWTGGLAGSDIVCPMYPSLAQIVEHARSGSQNRPLIMCEYSHAMGNSNGTLAEHWAAIETTPGLQGGFIWEFWDHGILQRLSDGRPAGPASASFWRDGAVESGYRWAYGGDFGDTPNDGTFCADGLVFPDRTPKPAMDEHRELASPIRLSDAGDGQVRIVNRGSFRSLGWLRAVWELDGQRVPMTLPDLGPGQEAVVPIPSGVGGPGVEQWLTLCVAVGRDQPWAPVGTEIASPQIQLRPALPAPARTGGTPAEVDDDGLLVHPAFAVAPRLSLWRAPTDNDRIGGQAERWRRLGLPDPERRVIAIRRESDRTVVDAVYETSMGPVSHRQTTHLFGNIVFVSEEVTLPDGLDDVPRVGTVLQLTAGFDEMSWFGHGPRDTYPDRHVGGPVGEYRVRIDDAFTPYLRPQESGGRHGVRRLRMTGPDTPSVELTMDQPRQTSVTRFTAADLDQATHHDELTPRPESVVHLDAAHRGLGTASCGPDTLPEYLVNAGTYRWEWTLS